CTCTTTGAAAAATCAAGCTGCTTGAATTGATTGTGAGCCACGGCTAAAATGATAGCATCATAGTCGTTAAACTCTGGACTTTTTTCCAAAAGCTCTATGCCATACTCATGCTCTACTTCTTCTTTATCCGCCCATGGATCATATACATCTACATGGATTCCAAAATCTTGGAGTTCGTTGATGACGTCAATAACTCTACTATTTCTGATATCCGGACAGTTCTCTTTAAAAGTGATACCAAGTACTAACGCTTTGCTTCCTTTGACTTTATGCCCTTTATGGATAAGCAGTTTCACCACCTTATTGGCTACAAAGACACCCATCTCATCATTGGTTCTTCGACCAGCCAAGATGATTTGTGGATGATATCCCACCTCTTTTGCTTTATAGGCCAAATAGTATGGATCTACTCCAATACAGTGTCCTCCCACAAGACCTGGCCGAAATGGCAAGAAATTCCATTTGGTTCCTGCGGCCTCTAAGACATCGAGTGTATCGATATTTAGTTTATCGAAGATGAGTGCCAGTTCATTGACAAAACCTATATTGATATCTCTTTGGGCATTTTCTATCACTTTTGCAGCCTCTGCTACTTTGATGCTTGGTGCTAGATGAGTGCCAGCTGTGAT
The Nitratiruptor sp. SB155-2 genome window above contains:
- the tviB gene encoding Vi polysaccharide biosynthesis UDP-N-acetylglucosamine C-6 dehydrogenase TviB; amino-acid sequence: MFMTLSIIGLGYVGLPLAVEFGKKYETIGFDINANRIEELKKGIDRTLEVNEKELKEAKNLSFTTSIEDIKKANIYIVTVPTPIDTHKNPDLTPLVMASRTVGRVLKKGDIVIYESTVFPGCTEEVCVPELERESGLTFNKDFFCGYSPERINPGDKEHRLPNIKKVTSGSTPEIAQKVDALYKSIITAGTHLAPSIKVAEAAKVIENAQRDINIGFVNELALIFDKLNIDTLDVLEAAGTKWNFLPFRPGLVGGHCIGVDPYYLAYKAKEVGYHPQIILAGRRTNDEMGVFVANKVVKLLIHKGHKVKGSKALVLGITFKENCPDIRNSRVIDVINELQDFGIHVDVYDPWADKEEVEHEYGIELLEKSPEFNDYDAIILAVAHNQFKQLDFSKRPESCVVYDIKGVLPKEVVDKRL